In Candidatus Hamiltonella defensa 5AT (Acyrthosiphon pisum), one genomic interval encodes:
- a CDS encoding helix-turn-helix transcriptional regulator — protein MRIGIFKHLKEMNNWRKTVYKKSPIEIVQALLAQGLTQSEIEANTGIKQPSISRILTGKNKDPRISTMVALEKLYLELATNSFSTSRLNKSKAK, from the coding sequence ATGCGAATTGGTATTTTTAAACACTTAAAGGAAATGAACAATTGGAGAAAGACCGTGTATAAGAAATCACCTATAGAAATCGTCCAGGCATTATTAGCGCAGGGATTAACTCAATCAGAAATAGAAGCTAATACGGGTATTAAACAGCCTTCAATAAGCCGAATACTGACAGGAAAGAATAAAGATCCGCGTATATCTACCATGGTTGCCTTAGAAAAATTGTATTTAGAGCTAGCCACTAATTCTTTTAGTACATCAAGGCTAAATAAGTCAAAGGCCAAATAA